A genome region from Rhodopseudomonas boonkerdii includes the following:
- a CDS encoding TrbI/VirB10 family protein gives MSDERDPEMEEGRALGSTPEPQPADVDDTRPLTGEPAATMRLRAEPPRVTRLSRKVLAGLGLAASLGVGGALIYALQTRHGGQGQELYSTDNRSTPDGLAGLPKDYSGVPKLGPPLPGDLGRPILNAQNGAPVPPIGARPTGPVGPSPEEQRRAQELEAARTARLFASTENRPASAATSAQPTATATPLADLSSLGLAPQPATPSAQDRQLAFLNQAPDKRTVSPDRVAAPASKNVLQAGAVIAAALITGIRSDLPGQITAQVTENIYDSPTGKILLVPQGTRVVGQYDSGVGFGQRRILLVWNRLIFPNGRSIVLERQPGADAEGYAGLEDGVDYHWGELFKAAALSTILSIGAEAGSSGQDSDIVRALRQGASNSVSQTGQQIVQRQLNIAPTLTIRPGFPVRVIVTRDLVLEPYGG, from the coding sequence GTGAGCGACGAACGCGATCCCGAAATGGAAGAAGGCCGGGCGCTGGGTTCGACGCCCGAGCCTCAGCCGGCCGACGTTGATGACACCCGGCCGCTGACCGGCGAACCCGCCGCGACGATGCGGCTGCGTGCCGAGCCGCCGCGTGTGACCCGCCTTTCCCGCAAAGTGCTGGCCGGTCTGGGTCTCGCTGCAAGCCTCGGTGTTGGCGGGGCGCTAATCTACGCGCTTCAAACCCGTCACGGCGGCCAGGGCCAGGAGCTGTACTCGACGGACAACCGCTCGACACCGGATGGCCTCGCTGGATTGCCGAAGGATTATTCCGGCGTTCCGAAGCTCGGCCCGCCACTGCCCGGCGACCTCGGCCGTCCGATCCTCAATGCGCAGAATGGCGCCCCCGTGCCGCCGATCGGCGCACGGCCGACAGGCCCCGTGGGACCAAGCCCAGAGGAACAACGCCGGGCCCAGGAGCTGGAGGCTGCGCGGACCGCACGGCTGTTCGCCTCGACCGAGAATCGGCCCGCCAGTGCCGCGACCTCGGCGCAACCGACCGCGACCGCCACGCCTCTCGCCGATCTCTCCAGCCTCGGCCTCGCGCCGCAGCCGGCGACGCCCTCGGCGCAGGACCGGCAGCTCGCATTCCTCAACCAGGCGCCCGACAAGCGAACCGTCTCGCCGGATCGTGTTGCGGCGCCGGCGTCGAAGAATGTGCTTCAGGCCGGTGCCGTCATCGCCGCCGCGCTCATCACAGGCATTCGCTCCGACCTGCCCGGTCAGATCACCGCGCAGGTGACCGAGAACATCTATGACAGCCCGACCGGCAAGATCCTGCTCGTGCCCCAGGGCACGCGCGTCGTCGGGCAGTATGACAGCGGCGTCGGCTTCGGTCAGCGGCGCATTCTCCTCGTCTGGAATCGGCTGATCTTCCCCAATGGCCGCTCCATCGTGCTGGAGCGTCAGCCTGGTGCAGACGCGGAGGGCTATGCCGGGCTCGAGGATGGTGTCGACTATCACTGGGGCGAACTGTTCAAGGCCGCTGCGCTCTCAACGATCCTGAGTATCGGCGCCGAGGCCGGTTCGTCGGGTCAGGACAGCGATATCGTCCGCGCTCTTCGTCAGGGCGCCTCGAACAGCGTCAGCCAGACCGGTCAGCAGATCGTCCAGCGTCAGCTCAACATTGCTCCGACGCTCACCATCCGGCCGGGGTTCCCCGTCCGCGTCATCGTCACGCGCGATCTAGTGCTCGAACCCTACGGAGGCTGA